In one window of Rhodospirillaceae bacterium DNA:
- the moaA gene encoding GTP 3',8-cyclase MoaA, with protein MIDPFGREVTYLRVSVTDRCDFRCRYCMSEDMTFLPRRNLLTLEELDRLCSAFVRLGVKKLRLTGGEPLVRRNIMSLIQNLSRHLDSGDLEELTLTTNASQLTQYAQELANCGVRRLNVSVDSLNRDKFKDITRRGDLNQVFEGLQAAKDAGLKIKINTVALKDVNDDEFNDLIKWCGDEGFDLTFIETMPMGEIDDDRTDHYLSLTQIRKDLEKNWTLEDIPLKTGGPATYVSVGETGGRVGFITPMSHNFCEGCNRVRVTCTGTLYMCLGQNDQADLITPLRQSEGDDLLTQAIEEAISRKPKGHDFVIDRNSRPAVARHMSVTGG; from the coding sequence ATGATTGATCCGTTTGGACGAGAAGTCACCTACCTTCGTGTTTCGGTTACTGACCGTTGTGATTTTCGCTGCCGGTACTGCATGTCTGAGGACATGACATTCCTACCGCGGCGCAATCTATTGACGCTTGAGGAACTCGATCGTCTGTGTAGCGCTTTCGTTCGCTTAGGCGTCAAGAAACTGCGGCTCACAGGTGGCGAACCCCTGGTCCGTCGCAACATCATGAGCCTCATTCAAAACCTGAGCCGACATTTAGACTCGGGCGACTTAGAAGAACTCACCTTGACGACCAATGCCAGCCAGCTCACCCAATACGCTCAAGAATTGGCCAACTGCGGCGTCCGGCGACTCAATGTCTCCGTCGACTCCCTCAACCGGGATAAATTCAAAGACATCACCCGCCGGGGCGACTTAAACCAAGTCTTTGAGGGCCTTCAGGCTGCCAAAGACGCAGGCCTAAAAATTAAAATCAATACGGTCGCGTTGAAGGACGTTAATGATGACGAATTTAATGATCTCATTAAATGGTGTGGGGACGAAGGCTTCGATCTTACCTTCATCGAAACCATGCCGATGGGTGAAATTGACGATGATCGGACAGATCACTACTTATCGCTAACCCAAATTCGGAAAGACCTAGAGAAGAATTGGACCCTGGAAGACATTCCTCTCAAGACAGGTGGGCCCGCGACCTATGTCTCCGTTGGTGAAACAGGCGGGCGGGTCGGCTTCATCACCCCCATGAGCCATAATTTCTGTGAAGGCTGCAACCGGGTTCGCGTCACCTGCACCGGCACGCTCTACATGTGCCTCGGACAAAACGACCAAGCCGACCTGATAACGCCGCTACGTCAAAGCGAAGGCGACGACCTGCTGACCCAAGCCATTGAAGAAGCCATCTCGCGCAAACCCAAAGGCCACGACTTCGTCATCGATAGAAACAGCCGCCCGGCTGTCGCTCGGCATATGAGTGTTACGGGGGGTTAA
- the fdhD gene encoding formate dehydrogenase accessory sulfurtransferase FdhD — translation MVQPDPADPQLTEKVQGVDQDGKPLTTSVTVERPLTLYLNGQEIVTMMTINDYPEYLAVGYLLNQNMLLPDDEVTGVDYDEEVETVVVRTARKTDYEEKLKKKTQTSGCAMGTVFGDMMESFEDAKLSSDAVLKTSWLYDLVKKINTVPSLYLEAGAIHGCVLCHDDRPLIYMEDVGRHNAVDKIAGYMFMEGITGEDKMFYTTGRLTSEMVIKCVHMQIPILISRSGFTAWGVDLAKQVGLTLVGRARGKRFVALSGENRIVYDVDTSSIADEPRKSQRKGAAE, via the coding sequence ATCGTCCAGCCTGACCCGGCTGATCCACAGTTGACCGAAAAGGTTCAAGGTGTGGATCAGGACGGCAAGCCGTTAACGACGTCTGTTACAGTCGAGCGACCGCTGACCTTATACTTAAACGGTCAGGAAATCGTTACCATGATGACGATCAATGATTATCCTGAGTATTTGGCTGTAGGATACCTTCTAAATCAAAATATGTTGCTGCCCGATGATGAAGTTACGGGGGTAGATTATGACGAAGAGGTTGAGACCGTCGTCGTTCGCACGGCGCGAAAAACCGATTACGAGGAAAAACTTAAAAAGAAAACCCAGACGTCTGGCTGCGCCATGGGAACGGTCTTTGGCGACATGATGGAAAGTTTCGAAGACGCCAAGCTTTCAAGTGATGCCGTGCTGAAGACGTCCTGGCTTTATGATCTGGTAAAGAAAATTAACACTGTCCCCAGCCTGTACCTGGAAGCAGGCGCTATACATGGCTGTGTGCTGTGTCATGACGACCGTCCGTTGATTTATATGGAAGACGTGGGACGCCACAACGCTGTCGATAAAATTGCCGGGTATATGTTCATGGAAGGGATCACCGGTGAAGATAAGATGTTCTATACCACGGGACGCCTGACCAGTGAGATGGTGATCAAATGCGTGCATATGCAAATCCCGATCTTAATTTCCAGATCCGGTTTTACCGCCTGGGGTGTGGACTTGGCCAAGCAGGTGGGATTAACCCTGGTTGGTCGCGCGCGGGGCAAGCGTTTCGTTGCGCTGTCAGGTGAAAACCGGATTGTCTATGATGTAGACACGTCGTCAATTGCGGATGAGCCCCGTAAATCTCAACGAAAGGGTGCGGCAGAATGA
- the mobA gene encoding molybdenum cofactor guanylyltransferase MobA: protein MTAPRGPVVGVLLAGGLARRMGGGDKCLRQLGGRSLIDILIERTQSQVSHLIINANGDPKRFEAQGLETVPDVIDGFQGPLAGILTGLGWAAINVPEAQWVVSFATDAPFVPLDMVERLFEAIEDEQADMACAMTNGRTHPVFALWPVRLKEELHRAMVDEEMRKIDLWTGRYNILHVGFPTEPVDPFFNVNRPDDLARAETLYKGILV, encoded by the coding sequence ATGACCGCTCCGCGCGGCCCTGTTGTCGGTGTCTTATTGGCGGGTGGCTTGGCTCGGCGTATGGGGGGGGGCGATAAGTGTCTCCGGCAATTGGGTGGCCGTAGCCTTATAGATATTTTGATCGAACGCACTCAATCGCAAGTCTCCCACCTTATCATTAACGCTAACGGCGATCCCAAGCGGTTTGAGGCGCAAGGGTTGGAAACTGTGCCCGATGTCATAGATGGCTTCCAAGGACCTCTGGCAGGCATTTTGACAGGGTTGGGGTGGGCCGCAATCAATGTTCCAGAGGCTCAGTGGGTTGTGTCGTTTGCGACCGATGCGCCGTTTGTCCCGCTGGATATGGTTGAACGTTTGTTTGAGGCGATAGAAGACGAGCAAGCTGACATGGCTTGCGCAATGACCAACGGTCGCACGCACCCTGTTTTTGCGCTGTGGCCGGTGCGGCTGAAAGAGGAGTTGCACCGCGCCATGGTGGACGAGGAAATGCGCAAGATTGATTTATGGACCGGGCGATACAATATCCTTCATGTAGGGTTCCCGACAGAACCGGTTGATCCATTTTTTAACGTCAATCGCCCAGACGACTTAGCCCGTGCTGAAACTCTTTATAAAGGAATTTTGGTTTAA